The Aphis gossypii isolate Hap1 chromosome 3, ASM2018417v2, whole genome shotgun sequence genome includes a region encoding these proteins:
- the LOC114131581 gene encoding uncharacterized protein LOC114131581 isoform X2 has protein sequence MSDENKKSLPQIAITAYESNEEDIEVTNLLNGANEENNIKMQEPRSISPKPSKHKPRIILKSPITTHLQKSLSPCLSDLNSYTDVEVISDSDDEKYYIRTPNLSPGPIDYFILTDVEDLSEDEGYEKNNKVMDELTDIEHFTDDKGIINEVEHTDTPLESIPNFPQPHREILFHSKDGTISALSPTEESNPIWLKSPNEEVKGFESEEEIITVEEHKDTESCFKNNNTYYHDLDVGVVESIEMVKQDRCKHKYRNRVLASKKNTTPEAECVKKRYRNKNRCNSEIEESFEKRSEENKKKTLSKYMSEPTLCSMTIPKQDQNIQTNKIKNQETNNTFIIHDNRNGFSISIDFQSQNSVLLNVGRDYGNLSMRWFNDGIMTGNETNQNQQQNAKSIDNSERSPELTTNANNLAQQNSIDKIPPIPNPRHSIDSSVTSSLDEDDVNYTTKKQFWEEITKTNQPPLPKPRYSISLPINDSKRSIANNASLELFTKSFGASDNAEVPEMINKPMTSNQTTEKTVVSEFTCQKSELLDEQPHIPQLEEHNDVKETKRLDSETEYIIKYGEESLAFENEGFQEDVFDDKVSTKTEYSQCSNKKKMDTKNRSMSLPSHQAEHISSKKYIQQIKNQMEGIQMEQESSPEHKSLKSTTHQQSPSQEVLINRQIHKHIFSNELDEQIDSLIPEEKYLGLKCEKSISMNSIHLSTDKMSGSTSEKSITKTESAESSVLDDLPEETKLNKVISKQSKDKNSSSLTQDHIDEIPSDTCSFIEEKEKSILHTESIDSSMIDDELHHEIENEKKIYTQNLPDRIIHTPEEHIPDTIWEVTQLGTDEQELENIDIKDQCLFHQNFVQQVDSIESLENTKKEMTGELARSIAEQLINEIEIELTKRHDVLANLHNLMMSPDQFQKLENSGYLDMEGDDLKLKIMESVLAKKSRDQLKSISKHNTITSSIEITDEDLKSSGFEIEYDGLTKSHITENIIPESDYEKSKSNPSNKDQDIFNEYEQSSHNEKEEHYKKTKDNLTIEACIREQQNENDKRIESQQIDYFSSGQVDHKLISHHHNNDTRTDVLENTILNENDQKIETQELGSYYNSNDDNSVHDILNSSKISNTEKGKMVNEHIVENDSRKFHSKECFEVENKQIIHGKSGNSINNEKHVDTLIKDFDDELIKEEQHTEQITDDGLEMCHIDRAEYRATSCILKETVNDYKNEITLIKEFEPCSSKSLTKQLSTESFPSKENSVHSPTSPSSSSIDIREEKRVNFDTVVLRKPDSININKLSTKKPADSSSSDSHYHSFDLTSSSRPCSSDVDGLLAGSSEYESAISVPSNEYHTAISSLSSRESMKSLDSESSGNLASVENSEASETLIASTGDLDFDQEGTNSILEDEDKIEPYEQDIPMHIIRGESLPIIAGSTEMKYSCMYKTQPFSQPAINSEKNMQKMKRSHEMTFHPMPKHITSDSLSDSSSHEEKLFSSEDASMSISSTEGQAIQTVVEAMNGFPESGTCSFSFSDENTKSVETLTVQNEDENYNNDNKCVTILSSSVPTEYGNCQNVCTQMTTKSEEVQKKGHRRNSSSFNKILMEDLETIEKKESIDTDAPKEFTVYNQNSEHNRDTSKIRFENIPSKDIHVLDAEKEIPLIHDKHNFDVHGTIPDKHSFEHIDDIAESDAAFQMVPHVSPAIPASLPPTIPEDPFSEDEDDLIDNSTDTVPNIMITEHMAPLVDRGFHYPDLDLEAKELEIKSSTPQTPASISSKESSDTDQGKEYIINEEYDPHEEPSWTGEEQTVLENVEEIEEKESVSLSESFELVDNVEEKLADSSEDEFVIIEEIGKEAKEEDSEGKAIQIERKTKIIHKNVSSTSSPQHESDSESPGPKSQLELEFTNQKWVELQFEDDNTINEVYGYNIEYERPPLEDIKEEDTDDLQSSKVGSIGSQVSHSIDSVSSMKESFSSTPESKKYLGKSLENDNISVNSLQEFERLEQLVRIESMKAKSSGSLASTTSSSNSRKDDLSLTSLKDFETIEAACFKTELIENKALATEKSLDDEDEMFKINEIIKETEINLEQNEDYSEKHTSEDDNLTSTESLDLKTIVTEMKVSASFEHMPNIGFVDGKQIDYDDCMNSSVSSRGFSSPIMDDHSKESSYRNSLILGSNDSLGPISSTSTNATYHCETGSNMSSSFTSGGSNTMVSSMEGLDKTENKHDWFDEHETFETYKKDSDGTEFTHKIVRLPPEIHKVTAKGPDKEKIIEDFVEYFSPGEFQEDIERTDEHGNIFVTRIVQKRMVFDTEELANKGVSEDELNACLRKLSKDAPSGFEISKKTSTHIAGSSEEITGPSNNDTKKELQVAASKPELKCEISMDDDTEIDLREHDWRFQHQINTETDDITKPSTSGWSGKSKPKENVSEL, from the exons ATGTcagatgaaaacaaaaaaagcttACCCCAAATTGCAATAACTGCATATGAGTCCAACGAGGAAGACATTGAAGTGACGAATCTATTAAATGGAGCgaatgaagaaaataatattaagatgcAAGAACCACGATCAATTTCTCCTAAACCAAGCAAACATAAACCaagaattatattgaaatcacCCATCACAACACATTTACAAAAGTCACTTTCACCTTGCTTGTCAGATTTGAATAGCTACACAGATGTTGAAGTTATATCAGATTCAGATGatgaaaagtattatattcgaACTCCTAATCTTTCACCAGGACCTATAGATTATTTCATTCTGACAGATGTCGAAGACTTAAGTGAAGATGAAGgatatgaaaaaaacaataaggtTATGGATGAACTTACtgatattgaacattttacagATGATAAGGGAATAATTAATGAAGTTGAACACACAGATACCCCTTTAGAATCAATACCAAATTTTCCACAGCCACATAGAGAAATTTTGTTTCACTCAAAAGATGGAACAATAAGTGCATTATCACCAACGGAAGAATCAAACCCTATTTGGCTCAAATCTCCAAACGAAGAAGTTAAAGGTTTTGAATCCGAAGAAGAAATTATAACAGTTGAAGAACATAAAGATACAGaatcatgttttaaaaataataatacttattatcatGATTTAGATGTAGGTGTAGTGGAATCTATAGAAATGGTTAAACAAGATAgatgtaaacataaatatagaaatcGAGTATTggcatcaaaaaaaaatacaacacctGAAGCAGAATGTGTTAAAAAACGATATCGGAATAAAAATCGGTGTAATTCAGAGATTGAAGAAAGTTTTGAAAAACGTtcagaagaaaataaaaaaaaaacattatcaaaATACATGTCTGAACCCACTCTATGCAGTATGACCATTCCTAAACAAGACCAAAATATTcagacaaataaaattaaaaaccaagaaactaataatacatttataatacatgacaACAGAAATGGTTTTAGTATTTCTATTGACTTTCAAAGCCAGAATTCGGTATTATTAAACGTTGGTAGGGATTACGGAAATTTATCAATGAGATGGTTTAATGATGGAATAATGACAG ggAATGAAACCAATCAAAACCAACAACAAAATGCAAAGTCTATAGATAATTCTG AGCGCAGCCCAGAATTAACAACTAACGCCAACAACTTAGCACAACAAAACTCCATAGATAAAATCCCACCTATACCAAATCCTAGACATTCCATTGACAGTAGTGTTACGTCTTCTTTAGATGAAGATGATGTAAACTAtactacaaaaaaacaattttgggaAGAAATAACCAAAACTAATCAACCTCCTCTACCAAAACCTAGATATAGTATTTCATTGCCAATAAACGATTCAAAAAGATCTATAGCGAACAATGCTTCTTTAGAACTCTTCACAAAATCATTCGGTGCTTCTGATAATGCAGAAGTGCCTGAAATGATCAACAAACCAATGACAAGTAACCAAACTACAGAAAAAACTGTAGTTTCTGAGTTCACTTGTCAGAAATCGGAATTGCTCGATGAACAACCACATATACCACAACTAGAAGAACATAATGATGTTAAAGAAACTAAACGATTAGATTCTGAAactgagtatattattaaatatggagAAGAATCATTAGCTTTTGAAAATGAAGGCTTTCAAGAAGATGTTTTTGATGATAAAGTTTCAACTAAAACAGAATATTCTCAGtgttcgaataaaaaaaaaatggacacAAAAAATAGATCAATGTCATTACCATCTCATCAAGCTGAACATATTTCTTCTAAAAAGTATATTCAGCAAATTAAGAATCAAATGGAAGGTATACAAATGGAACAAGAATCCTCACCTGAACATAAATCTTTGAAATCCACGACACACCAACAATCACCAAGCCAAGAAGTTCTTATTAATCGCCAAattcataaacatattttttctaatgaaTTAGATGAACAAATAGATTCATTAATAccagaagaaaaatatttaggcttaaaatgtgaaaaaagtatttcaatGAACTCAATACATTTGTCAACTGATAAAATGTCCGGGAGTACAAGTGAAAAATCAATTACGAAAACCGAATCTGCTGAATCATCTGTACTTGATGATTTACCGgaagaaacaaaattaaacaaagttatttcaaaacaatcgAAAGACAAAAATTCATCAAGTTTAACTCAGGACCATATAGATGAAATTCCTTCAGACACTTGTTCGTTTAtcgaagaaaaagaaaaatccaTTTTACATACTGAATCAATTGATTCTTCTATGATTGATGACGAATTACATCATGAAatagaaaacgaaaaaaaaatatatacacaaaaccTACCAGATCGTATTATTCACACTCCAGAAGAACACATTCCAGATACAATATGGGAAGTCACTCAGCTCGGAACAGATGAACAAGAATTAGAGAACATCGATATCAAAGATCAATGtctttttcatcaaaattttgTTCAACAAGTTGATTCTATAGAATCTCttgaaaacacaaaaaaagaaatgacTGGAGAACTAGCTAGAAGTATAGctgaacaattaattaatgaaattgaaattgagCTTACAAAACGTCATGATGTGTTGgccaatttacataatttaatgatgtCGCCTGATCAATTTCAAAAACTGGAAAATAGTGGTTATTTAGACATGGAAGGGGAtgatttgaagttaaaaattatggaaTCAGTATTAGCAAAAAAATCCAGGGACCAATTGAAAAGTAtatcaaaacataatacaattacttCAAGCATTGAAATTACAGATGAGGATTTAAAAAGTAGTGGTTTCGAAATCGAATATGATGGATTAACAAAATCACATatcactgaaaatattattccagAAAGTGATTACGAAAAATCTAAATCGAATCCCTCAAATAAAGATCaggatatatttaatgaatatgaaCAATCTTCACATAATGAAAAAGAAGAACATTATAAAAAGACAAAAGATAATTTAACTATCGAAGCTTGTATAAGAGAACAACAAAATGAAAACGATAAACGAATAGAATCTCAacaaatagattatttttcaagtgGACAGGttgatcataaattaatatctcaTCATCACAACAATGATACTAGAACTGATGTTCTTGAAAATACGATACTTAATGAAAATGATCAAAAAATAGAAACACAAGAACTAGGATCATATTACAATTCCAATGATGATAATAGTGTCCACGACATACTTAATTCgagtaaaatatcaaatactgAAAAGGGAAAAATGGTCAATGAACATATTGTAGAAAATGATAGTCGTAAATTTCACTCAAAAGAATGTTTTGAagtagaaaataaacaaattatacacgGGAAGAGTggaaatagtattaataatgaaaaacacgttgatacattaataaaagatTTCGATGATGAACTGATAAAGGAAGAACAGCACACAGAACAAATCACAGATGATGGATTGGAAATGTGTCATATAGACAGAGCAGAATACCGAGCAACATCTTGTATTTTGAAAGAAACAGTGaacgattataaaaatgaaataacattaataaaagaatTCGAGCCATGTTCATCAAAATCATTAACCAAACAACTAAGTACGGAATCTTTTCCTTCAAAAGAAAATTCCGTACATTCACCAACTTCACCATCATCATCTTCAATTGATATTCGTGAAGAAAAACGAGTAAATTTTGATACTGTTGTACTAAGAAAGCCTGAttcaatcaatattaataaactctCAACAAAAAAACCTGCAGATTCCAGTTCAAGTGATAGTCATTATCACTCATTTGATCTCACATCGTCTAGCAGACCGTGTTCGTCAGACGTAGATGGCCTTTTAGCTGGATCTTCTGAGTATGAATCTGCCATTTCAGTACCATCAAATGAGTATCACACAGCAATAAGTTCACTGAGCTCAAGAGAATCAATGAAATCTCTAGACTCAGAAAGTTCTGGAAACCTTGCTTCAGTTGAAAATAGTGAGGCATCTGAGACACTTATTGCATCAACTGGAGATTTAGATTTTGACCAAGAAGGTACAAACTCAATTTTAGAAGATGAAGATAAAATAGAACCATATGAACAAGATATACCAATGCATATAATAAGAGGAGAATCCTTACCAATCATAGCAGGATCGACTGAAATGAAGTAcagttgtatgtataaaactcAACCATTTTCTCAACCAGCTataaatagtgaaaaaaatatgcaaaaaatgaaaagatCACATGAAATGACTTTTCATCCTATGCCAAAACATATAACAAGTGATAGCTTATCTGACTCATCATCGCacgaagaaaaattattttcaagtgaAGATGCCAGTATGAGTATATCAAGTACGGAAGGTCAAGCAATACAAACTGTTGTTGAAGCAATGAATGGATTTCCAGAATCTGGAACATGCAGCTTTAGTTTTAGcgatgaaaatacaaaatctgTTGAAACATTGACTGTACAAAATGAAgatgaaaattataacaatgacAACAAATGTGTAACGATTCTATCATCCTCGGTACCAACAGAATATGGTAATTGCCAAAATGTATGTACTCAAATGACCACAAAGTCAGaagaagtacaaaaaaaaggaCATCGAAGAAATAGTAGTTcatttaataagatattaatggAAGACTTAGAAACaatcgaaaaaaaagaaagtataGATACAGATGCACCCAAAGAATTCACAGTTTATAACCAAAATTCAGAACATAATCGAGATACGTCTAAAATAAGATTTGAAAACATACCATCAAAAGATATACATGTTTTGGATGCAGAAAAAGAAATTCCTTTAATACATGATAAACACAACTTCGATGTACATGGAACTATACCTGATAAGCATAGTTTTGAACATATTGATGATATTGCCGAATCAGATGCCGCTTTTCAAATGGTACCTCATGTATCACCAGCAATACCGGCGTCTTTACCCCCTACAATACCAGAAGATCCCTTTTCAGAAGATGAAGATGATTTAATAGACAATTCTACAGACACTGTtcctaatattatgataacagaACATATGGCTCCTTTGGTTGATAGAGGTTTTCATTATCCCGACTTAGATCTAGAAGCTAAGGAACTAGAAATTAAATCATCAACCCCACAAACCCCTGCATCAATTAGTAGTAAAGAATCATCAGATACAGATCAGGGTaaagaatacataataaatgaagAGTATGACCCACACGAAGAACCTTCATGGACTGGTGAGGAACAAACAGTTCTTGAAAATGTAGAAGAAATAGAAGAAAAAGAATCTGTTTCTTTAAGTGAATCTTTTGAATTAGTTGATAATGTCGAAGAAAAACTAGCAGACAGCTCAGAAGatgaatttgtaattatagaaGAAATCGGAAAAGAAGCTAAAGAAGAAGACTCTGAAGGAAAAGCAATACAAATTgaaagaaaaactaaaataattcataaaaatgtaagcaGTACTAGTTCACCTCAACATGAATCAGACTCCGAAAGTCCAGGACCAAAAAGTCAACTTGAATTAGAatttacaaatcaaaaatGGGTAGAACTTCAATTTGAAGATGACAACACTATAAATGAAGtttatggatataatatagaatatgaaCGACCCCCTCTTGAAGATATCAAAGAAGAGGATACAGATGATCTGCAAAGTAGTAAAGTTGGGAGTATTGGCAGTCAAGTCAGTCATTCAATTGATAGTGTTAGCAGTATGAAAGAATCATTTAGCAGCACTCcagaaagtaaaaaatacttaggaaaatcattagaaaatgataatatatctgtTAATTCCCTACAAGAATTTGAAAGGTTAGAACAGTTGGTAAGAATCGAATCAATGAAAGCTAAATCTTCAGGGTCTTTAGCATCTACTACAAGTTCTTCCAATAGCAGAAAggatgatttatcattaactTCTCTTAAAGATTTTGAAACAATAGAAGCAGCTTGTTTTAAAACAGAGTTGATTGAAAACAAAGCTTTAGCTACTGAAAAATCATTAGATGACGAagatgaaatgtttaaaatcaatgaaattatCAAAGAAACTGAGATAAACTTAGAGCAAAACGAAGATTATTctgaaaaacatacatcagAAGATGATAATTTAACTAGTACAGAATCTCTTgacttaaaaacaattgttacTGAAATGAAAGTGTCGGCTTCTTTTGAGCATATGCCTAATATTGGGTTTGTTGATGGAAAACAAATCGATTATGACGACTGCATGAACTCAAGTGTTTCAAGTCGTGGTTTTAGTAGTCCTATTATGGATGACCATTCTAAAGAGTCATCATACAGAAACAGTTTAATTTTAGGTAGCAATGATTCACTAGGTCCAATAAGTTCTACATCAACAAATGCCACTTACCACTGTGAAACTGGATCTAATATGTCTTCTAGTTTTACAAGTGGAGGTTCCAATACTATGGTATCCAGTATGGAAGGCCTAGACAAAACTGAAAACAAACATGATTGGTTTGATGAACATGAAACTTttgaaacatataaaaaagatTCAGATGGAACAGAATTCACTCATAAAATCGTACGATTGCCTCCTGAAATTCATAAAGTAACGGCAAAAGGACCagacaaagaaaaaattatagaagatTTTGTAGAATACTTTTCCCCTGGCGAATTCCAAGAGGATATAGAACGTACAGATGAGCAtggaaatatatttgttacacGAAT